The Cohnella abietis genome has a segment encoding these proteins:
- the cyoA gene encoding ubiquinol oxidase subunit II: MMKGLRRLTAMMSLLAMTILMTGCGDKLIVLNPKGEIGKHQLDLIIISTVLCLVVIVPVLILTFYIVWKYRKEKKAKYDPNWEHSTKLETIWWSIPIVIIAILAVITVQYSYKLEPSKPLEHEAEPIVIQVTSLDWKWLFQYPDQGIATVNYIQFPDNVPIQFELTSDAPMNSFWIPQLGGQIYTMSGMAMKLHLIANEPGSYLGMGANFSGREFGKMQFTAKATSQEEFDTWVQSVKDSSPALTKEGYEQLAIPGVSEVETFSSIPTGLFQEIVTKYGGHNHPSSEGGSNNNEHGSHSNSDKAADSDKAPVIEKEDHSSTNHEGHTK, from the coding sequence ATGATGAAAGGGCTTCGACGCCTTACGGCAATGATGTCGCTACTTGCGATGACGATTCTAATGACCGGATGTGGCGATAAGTTGATCGTGCTGAATCCGAAAGGAGAAATCGGCAAGCACCAATTGGATTTGATCATTATTTCCACCGTGCTTTGTTTGGTGGTTATCGTGCCAGTGTTGATTCTTACATTCTATATTGTATGGAAATATCGTAAGGAGAAAAAGGCAAAGTACGATCCCAACTGGGAGCATAGCACGAAGCTCGAAACGATCTGGTGGTCCATTCCCATTGTAATAATAGCGATACTTGCTGTCATAACTGTTCAATATTCTTATAAGCTTGAGCCGTCAAAACCACTTGAGCATGAAGCAGAGCCAATTGTCATTCAAGTGACCTCGTTGGACTGGAAGTGGCTATTCCAATATCCTGATCAGGGTATAGCGACGGTTAACTATATTCAGTTTCCTGATAATGTACCGATACAATTTGAACTTACCTCCGACGCTCCAATGAATTCTTTCTGGATTCCACAGCTAGGCGGCCAAATTTACACAATGTCTGGGATGGCTATGAAGCTTCATCTCATTGCAAATGAGCCTGGCTCTTACTTAGGTATGGGTGCTAACTTTAGCGGACGTGAGTTCGGGAAAATGCAGTTTACAGCCAAAGCTACCTCTCAAGAGGAATTTGATACTTGGGTACAAAGCGTTAAGGACTCTTCACCTGCCCTTACTAAGGAAGGTTATGAGCAATTAGCGATTCCGGGTGTGTCAGAGGTTGAAACGTTCTCTTCCATTCCAACAGGATTGTTCCAAGAAATTGTGACGAAGTACGGTGGTCATAATCATCCTTCTTCTGAGGGTGGAAGTAATAATAATGAGCATGGCTCTCATTCAAATTCGGACAAAGCCGCTGATAGTGATAAAGCGCCTGTAATAGAAAAGGAAGATCATTCTTCAACAAATCATGAAGGTCATACGAAGTAA
- a CDS encoding GntR family transcriptional regulator, translating to MIQINERSLSPIYEQIVNQMKELIVKGALREGDKIPSVRELSGMLLINPNTVAKSYQELERQGVIATVRGKGTFVCKPASAPGMERERHKQLREELKRLVVEARHLGVAKVDFQKWINQEVEHYWGETDASSKRPE from the coding sequence ATGATACAGATCAATGAACGGAGTCTGTCACCGATTTACGAACAAATCGTTAATCAAATGAAGGAGCTTATTGTTAAAGGCGCTTTACGCGAGGGGGACAAGATTCCTTCCGTTAGAGAGCTATCAGGCATGCTGCTCATCAATCCAAATACAGTTGCGAAATCCTACCAAGAGCTGGAACGGCAGGGCGTCATTGCAACCGTGAGAGGCAAGGGTACATTTGTGTGTAAGCCAGCTTCAGCTCCGGGGATGGAGCGGGAAAGGCACAAGCAGCTTCGTGAGGAGCTAAAGCGACTAGTTGTGGAAGCTCGTCATTTAGGTGTGGCTAAGGTGGATTTTCAAAAGTGGATAAATCAAGAAGTCGAACATTACTGGGGGGAAACAGATGCTAGTAGTAAGAGACCTGAATAA
- a CDS encoding zinc-dependent alcohol dehydrogenase, producing the protein MRRVVVRDGVPALEDFEPGVLGDNEVRILTEYSAISPGTELMHLRNKAALVLPGYSGVGIVEAVGGAVEHLRPGQRAAVYGVPTHSEIIVAPKHLSVPVPDSVDPREAAFAGLGTIAIHALRQADVHFGESLLVVGLGILGQLVAQVGYAASSIVLATDKLETRSRVANQCMPSAYVASSDEMLAEQLKKHTEGGQGVDCVLLCAGGCNDTLLDESIGWLRDRGRIVIVGVPNPIFNRNALFSKEVDIRISRAGGPGRYDEIYEKAGVDYPLGYVRWTEGRNLAAYIRLLQEKRIKVNPMITSEWSLSEIGEAYRRCSEAPGDELGMLLKIG; encoded by the coding sequence ATGAGACGTGTTGTTGTAAGAGATGGAGTACCGGCATTAGAGGATTTCGAACCCGGGGTGCTAGGAGATAATGAAGTCAGAATTCTGACGGAATACTCTGCAATTAGCCCGGGAACTGAGCTAATGCATCTAAGAAATAAAGCTGCTCTTGTCCTTCCGGGGTACAGTGGAGTAGGGATAGTTGAGGCGGTTGGAGGGGCAGTGGAGCATCTTCGGCCCGGACAGAGAGCTGCAGTGTATGGGGTGCCGACTCATAGTGAAATCATTGTCGCACCCAAGCATCTTTCAGTTCCAGTTCCGGACTCCGTAGATCCGCGAGAGGCCGCATTCGCCGGATTGGGCACGATCGCGATTCATGCCTTGCGACAGGCCGATGTACATTTCGGTGAGAGTCTTCTCGTCGTAGGTCTCGGCATCTTGGGACAATTGGTGGCACAAGTTGGCTACGCGGCCTCTTCTATCGTTCTTGCCACGGATAAGCTGGAGACCCGAAGTCGCGTAGCGAATCAGTGTATGCCATCAGCTTATGTAGCTTCATCAGATGAGATGCTTGCAGAGCAACTAAAGAAGCATACTGAGGGTGGTCAAGGAGTAGATTGCGTACTCCTATGCGCCGGAGGCTGCAATGATACTTTGCTCGACGAAAGTATCGGCTGGCTAAGGGACCGCGGTCGAATCGTGATCGTGGGCGTGCCGAACCCGATCTTTAACCGGAATGCCCTGTTCTCCAAGGAAGTGGATATTCGCATCTCCCGAGCGGGAGGGCCAGGCCGTTACGATGAGATATACGAGAAAGCCGGCGTTGATTATCCGCTTGGTTACGTGCGCTGGACAGAAGGAAGAAACCTTGCGGCGTATATCCGATTACTACAAGAGAAACGGATTAAGGTTAATCCAATGATTACGAGCGAATGGTCTTTAAGTGAGATTGGTGAAGCGTATCGCCGATGCTCGGAAGCTCCGGGGGATGAGCTTGGGATGCTTTTGAAGATAGGATGA
- a CDS encoding CcdC family protein, giving the protein MDSSFYSIAILVAVLVIWRRTRGMFRPIRGNGIRLLVPLLFMLPAIALMTNPKVHAVSWEWVAAAAMGCLLSVPLILTTRYERREDQNIYAVKNVWFIIAFLAVLVIRFLLRDYLIGIDAETKTALFLTVALSYIIPWRIVSYVRFRKLYLSKPKLAI; this is encoded by the coding sequence ATGGATTCTTCATTTTATTCAATTGCTATATTGGTTGCGGTGCTAGTTATATGGCGTAGGACGCGAGGAATGTTCCGTCCGATTCGTGGGAACGGAATTCGATTACTTGTCCCTCTTCTATTCATGCTACCCGCAATTGCTCTAATGACTAATCCTAAGGTGCATGCTGTATCTTGGGAATGGGTCGCTGCGGCGGCCATGGGATGCTTGCTATCCGTGCCTCTCATCTTAACTACACGGTATGAGCGCAGGGAGGATCAGAATATCTATGCTGTGAAAAATGTATGGTTTATCATTGCCTTCCTAGCTGTGCTAGTTATTCGGTTTTTGCTTCGAGACTATTTAATTGGAATAGATGCCGAGACGAAAACAGCTCTCTTCCTAACTGTAGCGTTAAGCTACATTATTCCTTGGCGGATCGTATCCTATGTTAGATTTCGTAAGCTCTATTTAAGCAAACCTAAGTTAGCTATTTAA
- a CDS encoding EAL domain-containing protein, translating to MGQGYRIGVIAPHLDGEYYGRMLPFIHQAIRDIESQLFAIQVADDYLGIMALEEPIAFGIVEAWIVILPSASASFLEFLRKSEKPFVCIGFPSPFQQGQSVLVDNRVSMKKMVNHLIDHGHREIAFIGHLDQYDLHERYLGYRDALEERGVPFDDRLIIKTNDNLLESGILATEKLLQMGLPFTAVAAGSDLNALGVIDCLQSKGYSIPKDVAVTGFDDIHQAAVNYPSVTTSRQPFEEMAKEAVSRILDMLEGRELTDNTVYVPAQFIVRSSCACAERTQFHSAAHFDTYLQSLSQLRTSLHNITVNNYKMTKGLILATKEEKIHISNLFWNLSHWGCLALWEEDENQQRHLVVRQVFSKNGHRVPLEGSKYSLEEFPPLDFLPPGALPGGEDIVILHPVKSDLQNWGYIALVGPLDPLNNFVANDLSRHSFTILAVALERELLFQQVRSIAEKLEIVSRTTNDGIWDWDLETNKIDWNIRAHKILSRSTERLTDEPESFLELVHPDDQRLIKATFMEPDKMRKMDKPVQLELRIRGLDGQFLWVFLAGDRVWNAAGEATRIIGSLTDITEKKLNEARITQLAYEDALTGLPNRLLFKDQLQTAMEDRKRDGRKLAVMMIDLDRFKIVNDTLGHQAGDLLLQRVAHSLRECVGEQDIIARLGGDEFIVLLSVIDGVEDVVLVADKMLQTLTRPFFLEGQEFYLSASIGACLYPNHGEDVDSLIKYADLAMYYTKDNSGNALKIYTPTLSSKRVERFNMETGLRYALERGELVVHFQPQISLSTGKVYGAETLLRWQTPDGKTIQPGDFIPLAEETGLIIPIGQWVLEQACLECKRWIHAGMPSLVISVNISALQFQQEHFPDLVRKVLKDTDIQPFNLCLEITEHTAVQNLEHSIKMLGELVEIGVKIAIDDFGIGQSSLLWLKKLPVHIVKIDPSFILNMIEDSDDDAIAKAVIEMSHSLGLSVTAEGVETESQLQRLQQLQCDRIQGFFTGRPMSSDQFIAYFLEISSWMS from the coding sequence GTGGGTCAGGGTTATCGGATTGGTGTAATCGCACCGCACTTGGACGGGGAGTATTACGGTCGCATGTTACCGTTTATTCATCAGGCGATTAGGGATATTGAATCACAGCTGTTCGCCATACAGGTTGCGGATGACTATCTGGGCATAATGGCATTGGAAGAGCCGATTGCGTTCGGAATTGTCGAAGCTTGGATTGTCATATTGCCAAGTGCAAGTGCTTCTTTTCTTGAGTTTCTGAGAAAAAGTGAGAAGCCTTTCGTTTGCATTGGATTTCCATCGCCGTTCCAGCAAGGGCAGTCTGTTCTGGTGGATAATCGTGTGAGCATGAAGAAGATGGTAAATCATCTCATTGACCATGGGCATAGGGAGATTGCATTCATCGGTCATCTGGATCAATACGATTTACATGAACGGTATTTGGGATACAGAGATGCATTGGAAGAGCGCGGAGTGCCTTTTGATGATCGGCTTATTATAAAGACGAATGACAATCTATTGGAGAGCGGTATCCTCGCAACGGAAAAGCTGCTTCAGATGGGGCTTCCTTTTACAGCAGTTGCTGCAGGATCTGATTTGAATGCGCTCGGGGTTATAGACTGCTTACAATCCAAGGGCTACTCTATCCCTAAGGATGTAGCGGTAACTGGATTTGATGACATCCATCAGGCAGCCGTTAATTATCCTTCTGTGACGACTTCTCGGCAGCCCTTCGAGGAGATGGCCAAAGAAGCTGTAAGCAGGATTCTGGATATGCTTGAAGGCCGAGAGCTAACAGATAATACAGTATATGTACCCGCTCAATTTATAGTAAGGTCATCGTGCGCCTGTGCCGAGAGAACACAGTTCCATTCTGCTGCCCATTTCGATACCTACTTACAGAGCCTTTCCCAGTTAAGAACTTCCCTTCACAATATTACGGTTAACAATTATAAGATGACAAAGGGTTTAATTTTAGCTACCAAAGAAGAGAAAATACATATTTCTAATTTATTCTGGAATTTATCCCATTGGGGCTGCTTAGCTCTATGGGAGGAGGATGAAAACCAACAAAGGCATTTGGTCGTGCGCCAGGTGTTCAGCAAGAATGGTCATAGGGTGCCTCTAGAAGGATCGAAGTACTCACTAGAGGAGTTCCCGCCATTAGACTTTTTGCCGCCTGGAGCCCTTCCAGGAGGAGAAGATATCGTTATTCTTCATCCTGTTAAATCTGATCTTCAGAATTGGGGATACATTGCTCTAGTGGGCCCGCTCGATCCTTTAAACAATTTCGTCGCTAATGATTTGTCGCGACATAGCTTCACGATTCTTGCTGTAGCGCTGGAAAGAGAGCTACTATTCCAACAAGTAAGATCCATTGCCGAGAAGCTGGAGATCGTGTCGAGAACGACTAATGATGGAATATGGGATTGGGATTTGGAAACGAACAAGATTGATTGGAACATTCGTGCACATAAAATTCTAAGCCGATCGACGGAGCGGCTAACGGATGAGCCTGAATCGTTCTTGGAGCTTGTTCATCCAGACGATCAGCGCTTAATCAAAGCCACCTTCATGGAACCGGACAAGATGAGGAAGATGGATAAGCCGGTCCAATTAGAGCTTCGCATTCGCGGATTGGATGGACAATTCCTATGGGTATTCCTTGCTGGGGATCGGGTATGGAATGCAGCAGGGGAAGCAACCCGAATTATTGGATCTTTAACTGATATTACGGAGAAGAAGCTTAATGAGGCAAGAATAACCCAGCTAGCCTATGAAGATGCGCTTACCGGATTACCCAACCGACTTTTATTCAAGGATCAATTGCAAACAGCAATGGAGGATCGGAAGCGGGATGGGCGGAAGCTCGCTGTTATGATGATCGATTTGGATCGGTTTAAGATCGTCAATGATACTCTTGGTCATCAGGCGGGTGATTTGCTGCTTCAACGTGTTGCCCATTCGTTAAGGGAATGTGTAGGAGAGCAGGACATCATTGCCCGCCTTGGCGGAGATGAGTTTATCGTATTGCTATCCGTAATAGACGGAGTAGAAGATGTTGTTCTTGTAGCCGATAAGATGCTGCAGACGTTAACAAGACCCTTCTTCTTAGAGGGACAGGAATTTTACTTGTCTGCGAGTATTGGGGCTTGTCTGTATCCCAATCATGGCGAAGATGTAGACTCTTTGATCAAGTATGCGGATTTGGCCATGTATTATACGAAGGATAACAGCGGTAATGCTTTGAAAATCTATACCCCGACTCTAAGCTCCAAGAGGGTAGAGCGCTTTAATATGGAAACAGGACTCCGATATGCCTTGGAACGAGGGGAGCTTGTGGTCCATTTTCAGCCGCAAATATCACTCTCCACGGGTAAAGTCTACGGTGCCGAAACCTTGCTTAGATGGCAAACGCCTGACGGCAAAACAATACAGCCTGGAGATTTCATCCCGCTAGCAGAAGAAACGGGACTTATTATTCCAATTGGACAATGGGTTCTAGAGCAGGCGTGCTTGGAATGTAAACGGTGGATTCATGCTGGAATGCCATCCTTAGTCATTTCCGTTAACATCTCAGCGCTACAATTCCAACAGGAGCACTTCCCTGATTTAGTTCGTAAGGTGCTTAAGGATACAGACATCCAACCATTTAATCTTTGTTTGGAGATTACTGAGCACACAGCAGTTCAGAATCTTGAGCATAGTATTAAGATGTTAGGTGAGCTTGTTGAGATCGGTGTCAAGATTGCTATTGATGATTTCGGTATCGGACAATCCTCACTACTGTGGCTTAAGAAGCTTCCCGTACACATTGTGAAGATAGATCCTTCTTTTATCCTCAATATGATAGAGGATTCGGATGATGATGCGATTGCTAAGGCCGTAATTGAAATGTCACACAGCCTTGGTCTATCTGTAACGGCAGAAGGTGTTGAGACGGAGAGCCAGCTGCAAAGGCTGCAGCAATTGCAATGTGATCGAATTCAGGGGTTCTTCACTGGTCGCCCCATGTCCTCGGACCAATTTATCGCATACTTTCTTGAAATCTCTAGCTGGATGAGCTAA
- a CDS encoding ABC transporter ATP-binding protein codes for MLVVRDLNKTIDKQVVLRNVNFKLMPGQVVGVVGRNGTGKTTLFKTMAGVLTPDSGTVEYEGESIYSSPGNKMNIVFIPDSPEALLNYTAMDSAQLFSRVYPFFDRDYFKETLHRLELPHNRKIRQFSKGMRMMFSIALGLSTKAQYILLDEPTNGIDIIANKQITKLLMEAAEEGTTLVISSHMLGELERIADTILLMKDGAIETHSITDATNGAICKFQVVFREEAPTVWLKSPSVHVLDRVGRVYTVLVDTKAQISILEEMGKFNPLLMEPLPMKLEDLFVWKLGGRKHVD; via the coding sequence ATGCTAGTAGTAAGAGACCTGAATAAGACGATAGATAAGCAGGTAGTGCTGCGGAATGTTAATTTCAAGCTTATGCCGGGACAGGTTGTTGGAGTGGTAGGGCGTAATGGAACCGGTAAAACAACGCTATTCAAGACGATGGCTGGTGTTCTTACTCCGGATTCTGGGACCGTGGAGTATGAGGGGGAGTCCATCTACAGCTCGCCTGGAAACAAGATGAACATTGTTTTTATACCCGATAGCCCAGAGGCGTTATTGAACTATACAGCTATGGATAGCGCTCAGTTATTTTCCCGAGTCTACCCTTTCTTCGATAGAGATTATTTCAAAGAAACGCTACATAGACTGGAGCTCCCGCACAATCGAAAAATCAGGCAATTCTCTAAAGGAATGCGGATGATGTTCAGCATCGCTCTTGGATTATCTACTAAAGCGCAATACATATTGCTGGACGAGCCAACGAACGGGATTGATATCATAGCCAACAAGCAGATAACGAAATTACTGATGGAAGCTGCGGAAGAGGGCACGACGCTCGTCATCTCCTCCCACATGCTGGGGGAGCTTGAAAGAATCGCGGATACGATACTGCTAATGAAGGATGGAGCAATAGAAACGCACTCTATAACGGATGCGACGAATGGAGCCATCTGCAAGTTTCAAGTCGTATTCCGAGAAGAGGCTCCTACGGTGTGGCTGAAATCTCCAAGTGTCCATGTCTTGGATCGAGTTGGGCGTGTATATACAGTATTAGTAGATACGAAAGCTCAAATTAGCATATTGGAGGAAATGGGTAAGTTTAATCCGCTATTAATGGAGCCATTGCCAATGAAGCTGGAGGATTTGTTCGTGTGGAAGCTGGGAGGTCGTAAGCATGTGGATTAA
- a CDS encoding ABC transporter substrate-binding protein: MRTNRILTIGLFIAMLAGILAGCSSGGNDSKDGQKSSIKVMYYDERGFYQQYGMLFSALYPEVEVEIISTQSVNYEEGKDMKKAMQEFIDEKKPDVLMLSTDEYARMAGEGKLYNLDTLIKKDKYDIEGIVPGVIDYIKQQSDGVLYGLTPNFYGQAIYYNKDLFTKYGVPFPEDRMSWDKLLQLAERFPTNGTKEDRVYGLKQGYQSSLYYLGLNIGSSQGLSYINPTTMKMMINSDSWKAAFELADKAIKSGSLYTEDPYANNQGGTYESYLLSDPFIGGKVAMSIDGNYLLEQIKTAKTVLKDKGVQNWDLVTVPVNPQSPDESTGMSLNQIFAIDVKSPNIDAAWKFVSYVNGPEFARVTSKTQNGGFPTRTQFLSNEDGHHMEAFYSLKPTQSNMYKDFDKLPQEFYMRFEGLTQQEMQGVTAGTLKISEALDNIQTKGQQLLTELSSKKGDTEAKSNEPGIAIEQAPEAAVAPVPAE, encoded by the coding sequence ATGCGTACGAATCGAATTTTGACTATAGGTTTATTTATTGCCATGCTTGCAGGAATTCTGGCGGGTTGTAGCTCTGGCGGAAATGACTCTAAGGACGGACAAAAGTCATCTATTAAAGTTATGTATTACGATGAGAGAGGCTTCTATCAGCAGTATGGTATGCTATTCTCCGCACTGTATCCTGAGGTTGAGGTAGAAATTATTTCTACTCAAAGTGTCAATTATGAAGAAGGCAAGGATATGAAAAAAGCGATGCAGGAATTTATTGATGAGAAGAAGCCGGATGTCTTGATGCTCAGTACAGACGAGTATGCGAGAATGGCTGGTGAAGGGAAGCTATACAATCTCGACACCTTAATTAAAAAAGATAAATATGATATTGAAGGCATAGTGCCAGGAGTTATTGACTATATAAAACAACAAAGCGATGGGGTTTTATATGGATTAACACCTAACTTCTACGGTCAAGCGATCTACTACAATAAAGATCTTTTTACCAAATACGGAGTCCCCTTCCCAGAGGATCGAATGAGCTGGGATAAGTTATTGCAGCTGGCTGAGAGATTCCCTACCAATGGTACGAAGGAAGACCGCGTATATGGATTAAAACAAGGTTATCAAAGCAGCTTATATTATTTAGGCCTTAATATTGGGTCTTCTCAAGGGCTTTCCTATATTAACCCAACGACTATGAAGATGATGATTAATTCAGATTCATGGAAAGCTGCGTTCGAGCTAGCGGATAAGGCGATAAAGTCAGGCTCCCTCTATACAGAAGATCCTTATGCAAATAACCAAGGCGGCACATACGAGAGTTACCTTCTTAGTGATCCATTCATTGGAGGTAAGGTTGCAATGAGCATTGATGGCAACTACTTATTAGAACAGATAAAAACAGCTAAAACCGTTCTTAAAGATAAGGGTGTTCAGAATTGGGATTTAGTGACTGTTCCTGTAAATCCGCAATCACCTGACGAAAGCACGGGAATGAGCCTTAACCAAATATTTGCTATTGACGTTAAATCACCGAACATAGATGCTGCTTGGAAATTTGTAAGCTACGTCAATGGACCAGAATTTGCAAGGGTGACTTCTAAAACTCAGAATGGTGGCTTTCCAACTCGAACGCAGTTCCTTAGCAACGAGGATGGCCATCACATGGAAGCTTTCTACAGCCTTAAGCCGACGCAATCGAACATGTATAAGGACTTTGATAAGCTTCCACAGGAATTTTACATGAGATTCGAGGGCTTGACACAGCAGGAGATGCAAGGCGTAACTGCTGGCACACTAAAAATATCGGAAGCTCTAGATAACATTCAAACTAAAGGTCAACAGCTTCTAACCGAGCTTAGCAGCAAAAAGGGCGATACAGAAGCTAAATCGAATGAGCCGGGCATAGCTATCGAGCAGGCACCTGAAGCTGCTGTTGCACCTGTACCTGCAGAATAA
- a CDS encoding ketopantoate reductase family protein, with translation MRIVVIGAGAIGGYMAARMLEAGLDVTLLVREKRRSQLEKTGLVVLSTAGNHTSHPPLLVSGEAGGPYDLAIIATKAYGLAEILKQMKPYTHSQTVILPFLNGMQHFEQITKAYPEHPILGGVARIEATLGEDGAIHHLSAIHHFAYGKLRNLTDTQYETIKATLSAVPILVEKSNIERDLWEKYAFINVLSGLTTLFQASVGDILNTALGLETFKQAFTETYAVIQHAGGELSDGLMEKQLQIIKGLSATSTSSMLRDLIQGLPTESAHIQGYLVELAHRHNCPAPLLEIINQRLEIYENKRNRQESSS, from the coding sequence ATGAGGATTGTTGTGATCGGAGCGGGAGCGATCGGAGGATATATGGCGGCAAGGATGCTAGAAGCTGGACTCGATGTAACGCTTCTAGTTCGTGAGAAGCGGCGCAGCCAGCTGGAGAAAACAGGGCTTGTCGTGCTAAGCACGGCTGGCAATCACACCAGTCACCCTCCTCTACTCGTTAGTGGAGAAGCTGGAGGTCCTTATGATCTTGCGATTATTGCAACCAAAGCATACGGACTTGCTGAAATACTCAAACAAATGAAGCCTTATACGCATAGCCAGACTGTTATACTCCCGTTTCTTAATGGGATGCAGCATTTCGAGCAGATCACAAAGGCTTATCCGGAGCATCCTATTCTGGGTGGAGTAGCACGGATAGAAGCAACATTAGGGGAAGATGGAGCTATCCATCACTTAAGCGCCATTCACCATTTTGCATACGGCAAGCTTCGCAATTTAACCGATACCCAATACGAGACCATAAAGGCTACTTTATCTGCTGTGCCCATACTTGTGGAGAAGTCGAATATAGAACGAGATCTATGGGAGAAATATGCCTTTATTAATGTTTTATCCGGACTGACAACCTTATTTCAGGCTTCAGTTGGGGACATTCTCAATACAGCCTTGGGGTTGGAAACCTTCAAGCAAGCGTTCACTGAAACCTATGCGGTTATCCAGCATGCAGGTGGCGAGCTAAGTGACGGATTGATGGAAAAGCAGCTCCAGATTATAAAAGGGCTATCTGCGACCAGCACCTCTTCTATGCTACGCGACCTGATTCAAGGGCTACCGACCGAATCAGCGCATATTCAAGGTTACCTTGTTGAGCTAGCTCATCGGCATAATTGTCCCGCGCCGTTACTAGAAATCATTAACCAACGATTAGAGATTTATGAGAATAAGAGAAACCGTCAGGAAAGTTCATCCTGA
- a CDS encoding ABC transporter permease subunit, producing MWIKSLALREAKQASAILWILPLGHLLTLGLQRYNSWFMGEPEWIDRNVSAVRHTLDAYQYGAFESGSRIWLMIALFVLAFVQVGWERRNGSQELLFSFPYSRSSIFVTKWLFGTGLLIGSLLINTLIDMAIIASSPVSSYFSLAFHVKEVLYTVLSVGAVYSLAMFIGTICGSIASQSVFSLLILILPYSLWTLVQSFLRINNIPINANSYYKIEQYFNPINYVAVDHIQITLKYVMIMGGLLAITVGGGLMAFIRTRTENNGKLLIFRGWERAVQISFVVCFALASGSILSGFFYSQSRLIWYYIGALAGVFLGLNIIRYLTRIRFKI from the coding sequence ATGTGGATTAAGTCGTTGGCGTTAAGGGAAGCGAAGCAAGCGAGTGCCATTCTGTGGATATTACCTCTGGGTCATTTGTTAACATTGGGATTGCAACGATACAATTCATGGTTTATGGGCGAGCCCGAATGGATCGACAGGAATGTGAGCGCTGTTCGTCATACCCTTGATGCTTATCAATATGGCGCTTTCGAGTCCGGTAGCCGAATTTGGCTAATGATCGCCTTATTTGTGTTAGCGTTTGTACAGGTAGGCTGGGAGAGAAGAAACGGTTCTCAGGAATTACTCTTCTCATTTCCCTATTCTCGGAGCAGCATCTTTGTTACCAAGTGGTTGTTTGGCACCGGGCTGTTAATCGGTTCATTACTTATTAATACACTTATTGATATGGCTATTATTGCGAGCTCACCGGTTTCTTCCTATTTTAGTCTTGCTTTTCACGTCAAAGAGGTTCTATACACTGTGTTGTCAGTAGGGGCAGTATACTCGCTTGCTATGTTTATAGGAACCATATGCGGGAGTATAGCCTCTCAAAGCGTGTTCTCGCTTTTGATTTTAATTTTGCCCTACTCGTTATGGACATTGGTTCAATCCTTCTTGCGGATTAATAATATCCCCATTAATGCTAATTCGTATTATAAAATAGAGCAGTATTTCAACCCCATAAACTATGTTGCAGTAGACCACATTCAAATTACTCTTAAGTACGTCATGATTATGGGCGGATTATTGGCTATAACTGTCGGTGGCGGGTTAATGGCATTTATACGCACCCGTACAGAAAACAATGGGAAGCTGCTTATTTTCAGAGGGTGGGAACGGGCAGTACAGATCAGCTTTGTGGTGTGCTTCGCATTGGCGAGTGGATCAATACTGTCTGGCTTTTTTTATAGTCAAAGTCGTTTGATTTGGTATTACATTGGAGCTCTTGCAGGTGTGTTCCTTGGTTTGAATATCATCCGCTACCTGACACGTATTAGGTTTAAGATTTAG